A region of Triplophysa dalaica isolate WHDGS20190420 chromosome 20, ASM1584641v1, whole genome shotgun sequence DNA encodes the following proteins:
- the zmp:0000001088 gene encoding trypsin isoform X1, which yields MHLLVLVLCVLMELLMVSCQNDMQVRIVGGYAPAPYSIKYVVSIQSATGQHFCGGTLINKYWVLTAAHCNIGAANMRIVAGDHSVGSYEGTEQFRRPHFLIPHPQYNRDTNNADIMLIKLQSPVYINSYVSLAPLPRLDAMVAVGRVCRVSGWGFTSTTGGIPLTLRTVMLPIVSNSVCNSTDSFNGNITENMICAGYSSGGKDACKGDSGGPLLCEGRLYGVVSWGSGCGDPQYPGVYTAVSRFRQWIDRTIFGYYGRCLKY from the exons ATGCACCTCCTTGTTCTTGTGCTCTGTGTTCTCATGGAGCTCCTCATGGTTAGCT GTCAGAATGACATGCAGGTCCGTATAGTGGGTGGATATGCCCCTGCTCCTTACTCCATCAAGTATGTTGTGTCCATTCAGAGTGCTACGGGCCAGCACTTCTGTGGAGGAACATTAATAAACAAGTACTGGGTGCTGACCGCAGCACACTGCAATATAGG AGCGGCAAACATGAGGATCGTGGCTGGAGATCACTCCGTGGGTTCATACGAGGGTACGGAACAGTTTCGCAGACCTCATTTCTTAATACCTCATCCACAGTACAACAGAGACACCAACAATGCAGACATCATGCTCATTAAG CTTCAGTCTCCAGTCTATATAAACAGTTATGTGTCTCTGGCTCCATTACCTCGTCTGGACGCTATGGTGGCAGTGGGACGGGTGTGCAGGGTGTCAGGTTGGGGCTTCACAAGCACGACAGGAGGAATCCCGTTAACTCTGCGTACGGTCATGCTGCCCATAGTGTCCAATTCAGTGTGTAACAGCACAGATTCTTTCAACGGAAACATCACTGAGAACATGATCTGTGCTGGATACAGCTCAGGAGGAAAAGATGCCTGCAAG GGGGACTCTGGTGGACCTCTGTTGTGTGAGGGTCGGCTCTATGGTGTCGTGTCATGGGGCAGCGGCTGTGGTGACCCTCAGTATCCTGGCGTCTATACTGCCGTCTCCAGGTTCAGGCAATGGATCGACAGAACTATATTTGGCTATTACGGAAGGTGCCTCAAGTATTAG
- the zmp:0000001088 gene encoding trypsin isoform X2 — protein sequence MQVRIVGGYAPAPYSIKYVVSIQSATGQHFCGGTLINKYWVLTAAHCNIGAANMRIVAGDHSVGSYEGTEQFRRPHFLIPHPQYNRDTNNADIMLIKLQSPVYINSYVSLAPLPRLDAMVAVGRVCRVSGWGFTSTTGGIPLTLRTVMLPIVSNSVCNSTDSFNGNITENMICAGYSSGGKDACKGDSGGPLLCEGRLYGVVSWGSGCGDPQYPGVYTAVSRFRQWIDRTIFGYYGRCLKY from the exons ATGCAGGTCCGTATAGTGGGTGGATATGCCCCTGCTCCTTACTCCATCAAGTATGTTGTGTCCATTCAGAGTGCTACGGGCCAGCACTTCTGTGGAGGAACATTAATAAACAAGTACTGGGTGCTGACCGCAGCACACTGCAATATAGG AGCGGCAAACATGAGGATCGTGGCTGGAGATCACTCCGTGGGTTCATACGAGGGTACGGAACAGTTTCGCAGACCTCATTTCTTAATACCTCATCCACAGTACAACAGAGACACCAACAATGCAGACATCATGCTCATTAAG CTTCAGTCTCCAGTCTATATAAACAGTTATGTGTCTCTGGCTCCATTACCTCGTCTGGACGCTATGGTGGCAGTGGGACGGGTGTGCAGGGTGTCAGGTTGGGGCTTCACAAGCACGACAGGAGGAATCCCGTTAACTCTGCGTACGGTCATGCTGCCCATAGTGTCCAATTCAGTGTGTAACAGCACAGATTCTTTCAACGGAAACATCACTGAGAACATGATCTGTGCTGGATACAGCTCAGGAGGAAAAGATGCCTGCAAG GGGGACTCTGGTGGACCTCTGTTGTGTGAGGGTCGGCTCTATGGTGTCGTGTCATGGGGCAGCGGCTGTGGTGACCCTCAGTATCCTGGCGTCTATACTGCCGTCTCCAGGTTCAGGCAATGGATCGACAGAACTATATTTGGCTATTACGGAAGGTGCCTCAAGTATTAG
- the LOC130408984 gene encoding trypsin I-P1-like, translating to MARLLQEMLFLVLAVTIKDTFSQRIIGGQEVVPYSIKYQASLQFDRKHYCGATLIQPQWVISAAHCWRPASVIQVVLSEHSLAMEEGFEQVLNVSRIYSHFAYNPRTFANDILLIKLSVPAQINANVQPVPLPTVDTPELTGGTSCTVSGWGVTRIYSFYLSPVLRAVDVEIIPNCQYYYYYRVNDNMICAGSRFGGKDSCQGDSGGPLICDGNLEGIVSWGISCAHPFYPGVYTKVRNYNRWIDWIISADN from the exons ATGGCCCGGTTATTACAGGAAATGTTGTTCCTTGTCCTGGCTGTCACCATCAAAG ACACGTTCTCACAAAGGATCATCGGAGGTCAAGAGGTCGTACCTTACTCCATCAAGTACCAGGCATCTCTTCAGTTTGACCGAAAACATTACTGTGGCGCTACTCTCATTCAGCCACAATGGGTGATATCTGCTGCACACTGCTGGCGACC AGCCAGTGTGATTCAGGTCGTGTTGAGCGAGCACAGTCTTGCTATGGAAGAGGGATTTGAGCAAGTATTAAACGTGTCCAGAATCTACAGTCATTTTGCCTACAACCCAAGAACCTTTGCTAATGATATATTGCTCATTAAG CTCAGTGTTCCAGCACAGATTAACGCTAACGTTCAGCCCGTTCCACTACCAACAGTAGACACACCTGAGCTGACCGGAGGAACCAGCTGTACTGTGAGCGGATGGGGAGTGACACGAATCTATAGCTTCTATCTGTCGCCTGTCCTGCGGGCTGTGGACGTGGAGATCATCCCCAACTGCCAGTACTACTATTATTATAGAGTCAATGATAACATGATCTGCGCTGGCTCTCGCTTCGGCGGAAAAGACTCCTGTCAG GGCGATTCAGGTGGCCCACTCATTTGTGATGGAAATTTAGAAGGCATTGTGTCTTGGGGAATTAGCTGTGCCCATCCGTTCTACCCCGGTGTCTATACGAAAGTGAGAAACTACAACCGCTGGATCGACTGGATCATCAGCGCTGACAACTAA